The following coding sequences lie in one Terriglobales bacterium genomic window:
- the tuf gene encoding elongation factor Tu, with product MAKEKFDRSKPHVNVGTIGHIDHGKTTLTAAITKVLSKHNPKIQFRSFDSIDNAPEERERGITIATAHVEYETANRHYAHVDCPGHADYIKNMITGAAQMDGAILVVAATDGPMPQTKEHVLLARQVGVPYIVVFLNKVDAVEDAELVDLVEMEVRELLSKYQFPGDTLPIVRGSALGALNGEAKWEKSIDELMEAVDKNVPLPARDVDKPFLMPIEDIFSIQGRGTVVTGRIERGKIKVGEEVEIVGFRDTQKTVVTGVEMFKKQLDEGLAGDNAGLLLRGTAKEDVERGMVLCKPGSITPHTKFKAEVYVLTKEEGGRHTPFFKGYRPQFYFRTTDVTGVAELPGGTEMVMPGDNVALTIEL from the coding sequence ATGGCGAAGGAAAAATTTGACCGCAGCAAGCCGCACGTGAACGTAGGGACGATCGGGCACATTGATCACGGCAAGACGACGTTGACGGCGGCAATCACGAAGGTGTTGTCCAAGCACAACCCCAAGATCCAGTTCCGTTCGTTCGATTCGATTGATAACGCGCCGGAAGAGCGGGAGCGCGGCATCACGATCGCGACGGCGCACGTGGAGTATGAGACGGCCAACCGGCACTACGCGCACGTGGATTGCCCGGGGCACGCGGATTACATCAAGAACATGATCACGGGAGCGGCGCAGATGGATGGGGCGATCCTGGTGGTGGCGGCGACCGATGGACCGATGCCGCAGACCAAGGAGCACGTGTTGCTGGCAAGACAAGTCGGCGTACCGTATATCGTGGTGTTCCTGAACAAGGTGGACGCGGTAGAAGATGCCGAACTGGTGGACCTGGTGGAGATGGAGGTCAGGGAGCTGCTGAGCAAGTACCAGTTCCCGGGAGACACTCTGCCTATCGTTCGCGGATCGGCGCTGGGAGCGCTGAACGGGGAAGCGAAGTGGGAGAAATCCATTGATGAGCTGATGGAAGCGGTAGACAAGAACGTGCCGTTGCCGGCGCGCGATGTGGATAAGCCGTTCCTGATGCCGATAGAAGATATCTTCTCAATCCAGGGGCGCGGAACCGTTGTTACCGGCCGTATTGAGCGTGGCAAGATCAAGGTCGGCGAGGAAGTCGAGATCGTAGGCTTCCGGGACACGCAGAAGACGGTGGTCACGGGCGTGGAGATGTTCAAGAAGCAGTTGGATGAAGGCCTGGCGGGGGACAATGCCGGGTTGCTGCTGCGCGGAACGGCCAAGGAAGATGTAGAGCGCGGGATGGTGCTGTGCAAGCCGGGCTCGATCACGCCACACACGAAGTTCAAGGCCGAAGTTTACGTTCTGACCAAGGAAGAAGGCGGCAGACATACGCCGTTCTTTAAGGGCTACCGTCCGCAGTTCTACTTCCGTACGACGGACGTGACGGGCGTGGCGGAGTTGCCGGGCGGCACGGAGATGGTGATGCCGGGGGACAACGTGGCGCTGACGATTGAGCTGAT